In Bos mutus isolate GX-2022 chromosome 10, NWIPB_WYAK_1.1, whole genome shotgun sequence, a single window of DNA contains:
- the EID1 gene encoding EP300-interacting inhibitor of differentiation 1, translating into MSEMNELSELYEESTDLQMDVIPGESDLPHMEVGGGSRELSPNPSRAGAPPQLEEEGPMEEEAAQPMAEPQGPRGLASRPSPGEQPGQIAGPDFESEDEGEEFDDWEDDYDYPEEEPLSGAGYRVSAALEEANKMFLRTSRAREAALDGGFQMHYEKTPFDQLAFIEELFSLMVVNRLTEELGCDEIIDRE; encoded by the coding sequence ATGTCTGAAATGAACGAGCTGTCCGAGCTCTATGAGGAGAGCACCGATCTGCAAATGGATGTGATTCCTGGTGAGAGTGACCTTCCGCATATGGAGGTAGGCGGCGGGAGCCGGGAGCTATCCCCGAACCCCTCCCGCGCCGGGGCCCCGCCACAACTGGAGGAGGAAGGCCCAATGGAGGAGGAGGCGGCCCAGCCAATGGCGGAGCCACAGGGGCCCCGAGGCCTCGCTAGCCGGCCCAGCCCTGGGGAGCAGCCAGGCCAGATCGCGGGCCCTGATTTCGAGAGCGAGGACGAGGGCGAGGAATTCGATGACTGGGAGGACGACTATGACTATCCGGAAGAGGAGCCGCTCAGTGGTGCGGGGTACAGAGTATCAGCGGCCCTTGAAGAAGCCAACAAGATGTTTCTGAGAACCTCGAGAGCCAGAGAAGCAGCTCTGGATGGCGGGTTTCAGATGCATTATGAGAAGACCCCGTTTGATCAATTGGCTTTTATCGAAGAGCTTTTTTCACTTATGGTTGTCAATCGTCTGACGGAAGAACTCGGCTGTGATGAGATCATTGACAGAGAGTAG